The following proteins are encoded in a genomic region of Tuberibacillus sp. Marseille-P3662:
- a CDS encoding 3-oxoacid CoA-transferase subunit B has protein sequence MTTKFTKKEMQNMIARRAAKELQGPLTVNLGIGIPTLIPEYMDDDDIYLHTENGLLGVTDIEEDNIDPNLVNAGKQPVGESVGASLFNSSDSFAMIRGGHVDVAILGALQVDQTGIIANWAVPGKNIMGVGGAMDLLVGAKKVIVTMSHTSKDGSSKILKACTYPITSTRSIDMVMTELAVFEVVDQQLRLVEMMPGATIEEIREKTDAEFIE, from the coding sequence ATGACAACGAAATTTACCAAGAAAGAAATGCAGAACATGATCGCCAGAAGGGCTGCAAAAGAATTACAGGGTCCGTTAACAGTGAATTTAGGGATTGGGATACCAACCCTCATACCCGAATATATGGACGATGATGACATTTACCTTCATACGGAAAATGGTTTACTTGGTGTAACGGATATAGAGGAAGACAATATTGATCCCAATCTTGTGAATGCAGGGAAACAGCCAGTTGGAGAATCCGTGGGTGCGTCTTTATTCAACAGTTCTGATTCGTTTGCGATGATTCGCGGTGGTCATGTTGATGTGGCTATTTTAGGTGCTTTGCAAGTTGATCAGACAGGTATCATCGCCAATTGGGCCGTTCCTGGGAAAAATATCATGGGGGTTGGCGGTGCTATGGATTTACTCGTCGGTGCCAAAAAGGTCATTGTAACGATGAGTCATACTTCCAAGGATGGTTCCAGCAAAATTTTAAAGGCATGCACGTATCCAATCACATCAACCCGCAGTATTGATATGGTTATGACGGAATTAGCGGTATTTGAAGTGGTTGATCAACAGCTCAGACTGGTGGAAATGATGCCAGGCGCTACTATTGAAGAAATCAGAGAAAAGACAGATGCTGAATTTATTGAATAG
- a CDS encoding thiolase family protein has protein sequence MKHPVIIDSVRTAVGKLGGTLVNETADNLGSHVIEALLNRTDLDKSAVDEVILGQAKQSSDASNVARVAMLRAGIPVEVPGYTLHRQCGSGLQSVNAAAQQIQLGLSDIIVAGGSESMSTAPYYVSGVRFGVTSGDVSLKDPNTASQPGSQPREDYGDLNMGLTAENVAEKYNISREEQDAFAMSSQEKIKNAMSKGYFDNQIAPYTVNNRKSTVEFSVDEHPRETNLNKLGKLKPAFKSGGTVTAGNASGRNDGAAALLVMAEEEAQKRGYQPKARIIAQAAAGCSPELMGMGPVYATRKALKQTELSIEDIDVVELNEAFAAQSLACMNELGFDHAKVNPNGGAIAMGHPIGATGAILMTKLLHELERTGQRYGLVTLCIAGGMGISTIVENMQL, from the coding sequence TTGAAACATCCAGTGATTATTGACTCCGTACGAACGGCTGTAGGAAAACTTGGAGGAACATTGGTCAATGAAACCGCAGATAATCTCGGATCACATGTGATCGAAGCACTTTTGAACCGGACAGATTTGGACAAAAGTGCTGTTGATGAAGTGATTTTAGGGCAGGCAAAACAGAGCTCTGATGCATCAAATGTGGCACGGGTTGCCATGTTACGTGCTGGGATCCCTGTCGAAGTCCCTGGCTATACGCTTCACCGGCAATGCGGTTCCGGTCTTCAATCGGTGAACGCTGCAGCTCAACAAATCCAGCTCGGATTAAGTGATATCATCGTTGCTGGCGGAAGCGAATCAATGAGCACGGCTCCTTATTATGTCAGTGGTGTCAGGTTCGGTGTGACGTCCGGTGACGTCTCATTAAAGGATCCGAATACAGCTAGTCAGCCCGGTTCTCAGCCAAGAGAAGACTACGGGGACTTGAATATGGGGTTAACCGCAGAAAACGTTGCAGAGAAGTATAACATATCGAGAGAAGAACAAGATGCATTTGCGATGAGCAGCCAAGAAAAGATCAAAAATGCGATGTCCAAAGGCTATTTTGATAATCAAATTGCCCCTTACACAGTGAACAATCGTAAAAGTACGGTGGAATTCAGTGTCGATGAGCATCCTCGCGAAACAAACCTCAACAAGCTAGGAAAATTAAAACCTGCTTTCAAATCAGGCGGTACCGTTACTGCCGGCAATGCCAGCGGGCGCAATGATGGCGCAGCCGCTTTACTGGTTATGGCCGAAGAGGAAGCACAGAAGCGTGGCTATCAGCCTAAAGCACGAATCATTGCTCAAGCTGCGGCAGGATGTTCGCCGGAATTGATGGGGATGGGTCCTGTCTATGCCACACGAAAAGCATTGAAACAAACCGAGTTATCCATTGAAGACATTGATGTTGTGGAATTGAATGAAGCATTTGCCGCTCAGTCACTTGCCTGCATGAATGAGTTGGGGTTTGATCATGCGAAAGTGAATCCAAATGGCGGTGCAATCGCAATGGGTCACCCCATTGGGGCCACGGGAGCCATCCTCATGACGAAATTACTCCACGAATTAGAACGCACCGGTCAAAGATATGGCTTAGTTACGTTATGTATCGCGGGAGGTATGGGCATATCAACAATTGTTGAAAATATGCAGCTGTAA
- a CDS encoding 3D domain-containing protein, with product MKKLVASVTLGIVIAGASLTTASAEEVKVQKGDSLWSIANTYHTSVDDLMKINDLNSTVIHPNQTLLTNKQYTVKKGDTLSEIASQHDIKVDQLKKWNDLESNLITIGQKLAINDMNTSQDPNTAEQSNKNDEKDKKAKKAQADAQTEQKVETKDKNKNEKNDKAQDESFTVTATAYTAKSAGGNGVTATGINLNKNPDAKVIAVDPDVIPLGSKVHVEGYGDAIAGDVGGAIDGKKIDVYFPTKSKAKNWGERKVDVTVVEK from the coding sequence ATGAAAAAGTTAGTAGCGTCAGTAACGCTAGGAATTGTCATAGCAGGTGCTTCTCTTACGACTGCTTCAGCCGAGGAAGTTAAGGTACAAAAAGGTGATAGTTTATGGAGTATAGCCAATACATATCACACTTCAGTGGACGACTTAATGAAAATAAATGACTTGAATTCAACTGTTATACATCCCAATCAAACACTATTAACGAACAAGCAATATACAGTTAAAAAAGGTGACACATTATCTGAGATTGCAAGTCAGCATGATATAAAGGTAGATCAATTGAAGAAATGGAATGATCTTGAATCGAATCTCATTACTATCGGTCAAAAGTTAGCCATTAATGATATGAATACAAGTCAGGATCCAAATACTGCTGAGCAATCTAATAAGAATGATGAGAAAGACAAAAAAGCAAAGAAGGCACAAGCTGATGCTCAGACCGAGCAAAAAGTAGAAACTAAAGATAAAAACAAAAATGAAAAGAATGACAAAGCGCAAGATGAATCCTTTACTGTAACGGCTACGGCATATACAGCGAAAAGTGCCGGTGGCAATGGGGTAACGGCGACAGGTATTAACCTCAATAAAAATCCAGATGCAAAAGTTATTGCCGTTGATCCAGACGTCATTCCATTAGGATCGAAAGTGCATGTTGAAGGTTATGGTGATGCAATAGCTGGGGACGTTGGGGGTGCCATTGACGGAAAGAAAATCGATGTTTACTTCCCGACAAAGTCCAAGGCTAAAAATTGGGGCGAACGAAAAGTGGATGTAACTGTCGTAGAAAAATAG
- a CDS encoding short-chain fatty acid transporter, with protein sequence MFKSTTLFFNRIVQRYLPDAFLFAIILTLIVYVMGVGLTDSSPIDMVHYWGDGFWDLLSFAMQMALIVVTGYILANSPIFESLLSKLARFAKTPGQAIMLVTFVAAIACFINYGFGLVIGALFARHVVRVVPKVDYRLLVASAYSGYLLWHGGLSGSVPLTIATDGHFLEDTIGIIPVSETLFTSFNLFIIIALLITLPLLNRLLLKATEGQGPLDPPSANDQMAATVEPAPEPSSDDKPTPADRLENSTIISMLIGLLGLAFIVYHFAQKGFDLNINIVNFIFLFLGIICHKTPRRFLNCVSDAVKNAGGIIVQFPFYAGIMGMMVASGLSEQMSLWFVSISNEFTFPLFTFLSAGIVNFFVPSGGGQWAIQGPIMVPAGLELGVDTAKTAMSVAWGDAWTNMIQPFWTLPLLAIAGLKVKDIMGFCVMALLWGFIPITIGLLLF encoded by the coding sequence ATGTTTAAATCCACGACATTGTTTTTTAACCGGATTGTCCAACGCTATTTGCCTGATGCTTTTCTTTTCGCGATTATATTGACCTTGATTGTCTATGTGATGGGTGTTGGTTTGACCGATAGTTCCCCAATCGATATGGTCCATTATTGGGGAGATGGATTTTGGGACCTGTTATCTTTTGCGATGCAAATGGCACTCATTGTTGTAACCGGATACATTTTAGCTAACAGTCCAATATTTGAATCCTTATTATCCAAGCTGGCCCGATTTGCTAAGACACCGGGGCAAGCGATCATGCTTGTCACGTTTGTCGCTGCGATTGCTTGTTTTATCAACTATGGATTCGGGCTAGTTATTGGCGCCTTATTTGCTAGACATGTCGTCCGCGTGGTACCCAAAGTTGATTATCGTCTATTAGTTGCTAGTGCCTATAGTGGATACTTGCTCTGGCATGGCGGACTGTCAGGGTCCGTTCCGTTAACTATTGCAACTGATGGACATTTCCTAGAAGATACGATCGGTATCATTCCGGTCAGTGAAACATTATTTACGAGCTTTAATTTATTTATCATTATTGCTTTGCTCATCACACTACCTTTGCTCAATCGTCTCTTGTTGAAAGCGACCGAGGGTCAAGGACCATTAGATCCACCATCAGCGAACGATCAAATGGCTGCAACTGTAGAACCAGCACCAGAGCCGTCATCTGATGATAAACCAACACCTGCAGATCGCTTAGAAAATAGCACGATCATCTCAATGTTGATCGGTCTTTTAGGTTTGGCCTTCATTGTCTATCACTTTGCGCAAAAGGGTTTTGATTTAAACATTAATATTGTCAATTTTATCTTCCTATTCCTCGGCATTATTTGTCACAAAACACCGAGACGTTTTTTAAATTGTGTCTCGGATGCCGTCAAAAATGCTGGAGGTATCATTGTCCAATTTCCATTCTATGCGGGCATTATGGGGATGATGGTCGCTTCAGGTTTGTCCGAACAAATGTCATTATGGTTTGTCAGTATTTCAAATGAGTTTACATTTCCGTTATTTACTTTTTTGAGTGCAGGGATTGTTAATTTTTTCGTGCCATCTGGTGGCGGTCAGTGGGCCATCCAAGGGCCGATTATGGTGCCGGCCGGGCTAGAACTTGGGGTTGATACAGCTAAGACAGCGATGTCTGTCGCTTGGGGAGATGCCTGGACAAATATGATTCAACCGTTCTGGACATTACCATTGTTGGCCATTGCGGGATTAAAAGTCAAAGATATTATGGGATTTTGTGTCATGGCCCTTTTGTGGGGATTCATTCCGATCACGATTGGTTTATTGCTTTTTTAA
- a CDS encoding amidase, whose amino-acid sequence MDICFMTARDIASAIKQKKVSAREVMEAHLDQIKQMNPYVNAIVSPVEDQAVQAAIAADEQLAAGIDVGPLHGLPMAHKDTHATAGIPTTYGSPVFRDHIPEQNDLIIERLKGAGAITVGKTNVPEFAAGAHTYNSVFGTTKNPYDLTKTAGGSSGGAAVAVACGMTPLADGSDMGGSCRFPAAFNNVVGLRTSPGRVPSYPKKAPLSPLAVQGPLARNVADAAFMMSVIAGPDTRSPISIEEPGTQFRETLDRDLTGLRVAWSTDLGGAFPVDPAVRENIEQQVKIFEDLGCIVEEACPDLADADHVFHVLRAWEMAMSYSELLDQHRELFKSDLIWNIEKGQQLSRRDIDQAIQHHQQLYHNMRAFFERYDVLLLPVSQVPPFDANLDYPKTITGESMENYIDWMRSCYYISATGHPALSVPSGLTSDGLPLGLQIVGRHRADFEVLQIGHAFEKATGYGKQRPPLLTTFN is encoded by the coding sequence ATGGATATTTGTTTCATGACTGCGCGCGATATCGCAAGCGCCATCAAACAAAAGAAGGTATCCGCTCGTGAAGTGATGGAAGCTCATCTAGATCAAATAAAGCAAATGAATCCATACGTGAATGCAATTGTGTCACCCGTTGAAGATCAGGCCGTACAAGCTGCGATTGCTGCAGATGAGCAGCTTGCCGCTGGAATTGATGTTGGGCCATTGCATGGTCTGCCCATGGCACACAAAGATACCCACGCAACGGCTGGTATCCCAACAACTTATGGATCACCTGTCTTTCGTGATCATATCCCTGAGCAAAACGACCTCATCATTGAAAGGTTAAAAGGCGCAGGTGCGATTACGGTCGGGAAGACAAACGTCCCTGAATTTGCAGCAGGTGCCCATACTTATAATAGCGTATTTGGTACAACAAAAAATCCTTATGACTTAACCAAGACTGCAGGCGGCAGCAGTGGCGGTGCAGCTGTTGCTGTAGCGTGTGGAATGACGCCTTTAGCCGATGGCAGTGACATGGGGGGTTCTTGCCGATTCCCAGCCGCTTTCAACAACGTTGTTGGGTTAAGGACATCACCAGGACGTGTTCCGTCATACCCGAAGAAGGCGCCACTTTCTCCATTGGCTGTTCAAGGACCGCTCGCGCGTAACGTTGCCGATGCCGCCTTTATGATGTCAGTGATCGCCGGACCAGATACGCGCTCACCAATATCTATTGAAGAACCCGGAACGCAATTTCGTGAGACGCTCGATCGTGATCTGACAGGGCTTCGTGTCGCATGGTCCACTGACCTTGGAGGGGCTTTTCCCGTTGATCCAGCCGTCAGAGAAAATATCGAACAGCAAGTCAAAATTTTTGAAGACCTTGGCTGTATTGTTGAAGAGGCCTGTCCGGATTTGGCTGATGCGGACCATGTTTTTCATGTATTACGAGCATGGGAAATGGCCATGTCTTACTCGGAATTACTTGATCAACACCGTGAATTATTCAAGTCAGATTTGATTTGGAATATTGAGAAGGGGCAACAGTTGAGTCGTCGTGACATCGATCAAGCCATACAACACCATCAGCAGCTTTACCACAACATGCGGGCATTTTTTGAACGATACGATGTGCTGCTGCTTCCCGTTAGCCAAGTACCCCCATTTGACGCCAACTTAGACTACCCGAAGACCATTACAGGTGAGTCTATGGAGAACTACATTGATTGGATGCGGTCATGCTATTATATTTCAGCAACAGGTCATCCAGCCCTGTCTGTTCCGAGCGGCCTCACATCTGATGGGTTACCGCTTGGACTACAAATTGTCGGTCGTCACCGCGCTGATTTTGAAGTGCTACAAATCGGTCATGCCTTTGAAAAAGCAACTGGTTACGGGAAACAACGGCCACCACTTTTAACAACCTTTAATTAA
- a CDS encoding SDR family NAD(P)-dependent oxidoreductase — translation MTKYAFVTGANKGIGYEIVHQLADEDYHVFLGARNEDLGQKAVQSLGYANVSFIPVDISDTQSIHNSVEKILEVTDHIDLLINNAGISLDHSTLPSELKLETLRQAFDVNFFGTFQMIQAFLPLMKKAQSGRIVNVTTDMASQTKFDNGETAPINALGYNSSKTAVNALTLAFGKEFGNDGPEMIGVTPGFTTTDLNGNAPGGRTPAESAQIITQYALSDTTHNGKLYDENGMMPW, via the coding sequence ATGACAAAATACGCTTTTGTAACTGGTGCAAATAAAGGCATTGGGTATGAAATCGTCCATCAATTAGCTGACGAGGATTACCACGTATTCCTTGGAGCTCGTAATGAGGACCTTGGACAAAAAGCTGTTCAATCTTTGGGTTATGCAAATGTCTCATTTATACCCGTTGATATTTCTGACACTCAGTCCATTCATAATTCTGTGGAAAAAATACTCGAAGTGACGGATCACATTGATTTGCTCATTAATAACGCAGGGATCTCACTCGATCACAGTACTTTACCAAGTGAACTTAAATTAGAAACATTGCGCCAAGCGTTTGATGTGAACTTCTTTGGCACCTTTCAAATGATACAAGCCTTTCTACCATTAATGAAGAAGGCTCAGAGTGGCAGAATAGTTAATGTCACAACTGATATGGCTTCACAGACCAAGTTCGATAACGGGGAAACGGCTCCCATTAATGCTTTAGGTTATAACTCATCGAAAACAGCTGTGAATGCTCTAACATTAGCCTTTGGAAAAGAGTTTGGTAACGACGGCCCTGAAATGATTGGTGTAACACCAGGATTCACAACAACGGATCTGAATGGAAACGCACCAGGCGGCCGTACGCCAGCTGAAAGCGCACAGATTATTACTCAATATGCACTTAGTGACACCACTCATAATGGTAAACTCTATGATGAAAACGGGATGATGCCTTGGTAA
- a CDS encoding nuclease-related domain-containing protein: MKLLELFKKKAPVKKPKAQPKANQQKQTRSSEKIAARKGDIGEYKIDIQLSQLPKEYRCLNDIMINNPRSVSGYSQIDHIVLSPYGIFVIETKNYQGTIYGGKHRKTWLINGKFKMLNPVMQNDGHIKALKQYVDKKFDSQFISLISFTKRCKLKIDNDMREISSDEMVIYDLYLSETINRKVLRKQLQVKEPMLSQVDIQNIYNTINAENITDPKVREEHNRAITTSKDQNNQPKCAICDKPVSQKVKQYCLSNKSFKGKIYCFEHQKRA, encoded by the coding sequence ATGAAGTTATTAGAACTATTTAAAAAGAAAGCACCCGTTAAGAAGCCAAAAGCTCAGCCTAAAGCGAACCAACAGAAACAAACTAGAAGTAGTGAAAAGATCGCAGCTAGAAAAGGGGACATCGGCGAATATAAAATTGATATCCAGCTCTCGCAGCTCCCGAAAGAATATAGATGCTTAAATGATATTATGATTAATAACCCCAGATCAGTGTCCGGCTATTCACAAATTGACCATATTGTGCTTTCACCGTATGGCATCTTTGTGATCGAAACGAAAAACTATCAGGGTACCATTTATGGCGGGAAGCATAGAAAGACATGGCTCATCAATGGCAAATTTAAAATGCTGAATCCTGTCATGCAAAATGATGGCCATATCAAAGCGTTGAAACAATATGTTGACAAGAAGTTTGACTCACAGTTCATTTCGCTTATATCATTTACAAAACGCTGTAAGTTGAAAATTGATAATGATATGCGAGAGATATCTTCTGATGAAATGGTTATTTATGACCTTTATTTATCTGAAACCATCAACCGGAAAGTCTTAAGGAAACAATTGCAGGTGAAAGAGCCCATGCTTTCACAGGTAGATATACAAAACATTTACAATACGATCAACGCTGAGAACATAACTGATCCAAAAGTGCGAGAGGAACACAATCGAGCTATTACGACGTCGAAGGATCAGAATAACCAACCGAAGTGCGCTATTTGCGACAAACCTGTTTCCC